The Streptomyces achromogenes DNA segment CCGGCTCGGCCTCGACGAGCGCCTCCAGGCACCGACCGTGCTGGCCCCGCTCATCGACCCGAACATCCACTCCTGCGGCACCGTCTACCCGCACGGTGCCACCGAACTGTCCCACCCGGAGCAGGACGTCTACCTGGTCGGAATGAAGTCCTACGGCCGCGCCCCCACGTTCCTCGCGCTCACCGGCTACGAGCAGGTCCGCTCCATCGCGGCGGCGATCGCCGGAGACCGGGAAGCCGCGGAGCGTGTCGAACTGACCCTGCCGGAGACCGGGGTGTGCAGCGGTGGGGGCCTGCTGGAGGAGCCCGACGCCGCCCAGAGCGTCGAGGGTGGCGGCTGCTGTGCAGCTCCGGCCGCCCTTCAGATCGGCATCGGTGCCCCGGCCGCTACCACCGGCGGCTGCTGATCGCCTTACTCATCAAGGAGGTTCACCATGTCCCGCGTACAACTCGCGCTCCGTGTCCCCGACCTGAACGCCTCCATCGCCTTCTACAGCAAGCTCTTCGGCACCGGGCCCGCCAAACTCCGCGACGGCTACGCCAACTTCGCCATCACCGAGCCCCCGCTCAAGCTCGTCCTGATCGAAGGCACGGCGGAAGAGACAACCCGCCTGGACCACCTCGGCGTCGAGGTCGAATCGACAGAGAGCGTGCATGCCGCCGCCGCCCGCCTGAGCGAGACCGGCCTGGCCACCACCGAGGAGAACGACACCACCTGTTGCTACGCCCTCCAGGACAAGGTCTGGGTCCACGGCCCCGGCCAGGAGCCCTGGGAGGTGTATGTCGTCAAGGCCGACGCCGGCACCCTGGCCGAGCAGGGCAGCACCTGCTGCGCCGAACGGGCCGACACTGAGGCGAAGGAACCGGCCGCAGCGAGCGGCTGCTGCTGATCCGCCGATGCCCCGCCTCCACACCAGCGAGGCCGCGACCGGAGCGGGGGACCAGTCGCGCTGCGGGCACCCTGGCCGCCGGCACCTGCTACTCGTACATCTTCGTGTGGCCGATGCCGAGGCGGCGGGCGGCCTCCTCGACGGTGAGTCCGACGAGGGTGGGGGCAGCCCCCCGTCGAGGACGCCGGGTCGCCGCAGTGCACGGATGCCTGTGCACAGACGACTGTGTGGGCATGCCACAGGAACCCGGCGCCGACACATCCCCAGAGGCGCAACGCACCCCCGTCGCACCCGTAGAACTCGGTGATCTCGCCGCGCTCAGGGCACTCGCCCACCCACGCCGTCAGCGGGCGGTTCCCGGCGACCGGCGTTTCCCGCCGGGCAGTCGGCGGAGTCCTGAGGTGCGGCATGTCGTGGACGCGCTGGACCACCCTGCGTACGCAGCCGGCCTGGAACTGTTCGAGCGGGCCTTCGCAGACAACACCGGAGAGGCCGATCCCTCATGATGCTGCGCTACGCCCTGAAGACCGTCCGCGCACGCAAGGCGGGCTTCCTCGGCGCCTTCCTCGCCCTGATGTGCGCGGCCGCCCTGATCACCGCGTGCGGCACGCTCCTCGAGACGGGGCTGCGCGGCACCATTCGGACCGAGCGCTACGCCGCGGCACCGGTTGTGGTCTCCGCCGACCAGAACGTCCACCAGAGCACCGTCAAGCGGAAGAAGGGCAAGACCAAGGTCAAGCACAAGGCGAAACCCGTCGCAGAGCGCGCCTGGCTCCCGGCCGGCATCGGACGCACCCTGGCCGGCACGCCCGGCGTTGCCCGCGTCATCCCCGAACTCACCTTCATGGCCGAGCCGTTGACAGCGAACGGCACCGGCGGAAGGACCGCCCACGGGCACGCCTGGGAGTCCGCCGCGCTGACGCCGTACCGGCTCACCGCCGGCACAGCCCCCACGGCCGCCACCGATGTCGTCGTCGACCGCTACCTCGCCGAGCGCGCCCGTCTCGAACCCGGTGACCGCCTCACCGTCCAGTCGAGCAAGGCGCCGCGCTCCTACCGCGTCTCCGGCATCGCCGCCCCTGCCACAGCCGTTCGCCATCAGACGTCCCTCTTCTTCTCCACGGCCGAGGCCCGTCGTCTCGCCGCCCGCCCCGGGCAGGTCACCGCGTTCGGTGTGATCGCGGACGCGGGCACCGATCCGGGCCGGCTGCGGGATGCCGTGTCCGAGGCTCTCCGCGGCACCGGGGCCCAGGTCGGCTCCGGAGACGACCGTGGCCCGGTGGAGTTCCTGGACGCCGCTGCGGCGCGCACCAAGCTGGTCAGCATGGGCGGTGCGATGGGCGGCACCTCGCTGCTCGTGGCGATCCTCGTGG contains these protein-coding regions:
- a CDS encoding ArsI/CadI family heavy metal resistance metalloenzyme produces the protein MSRVQLALRVPDLNASIAFYSKLFGTGPAKLRDGYANFAITEPPLKLVLIEGTAEETTRLDHLGVEVESTESVHAAAARLSETGLATTEENDTTCCYALQDKVWVHGPGQEPWEVYVVKADAGTLAEQGSTCCAERADTEAKEPAAASGCC